One Watersipora subatra chromosome 4, tzWatSuba1.1, whole genome shotgun sequence genomic window carries:
- the LOC137394386 gene encoding LOW QUALITY PROTEIN: protein SSUH2 homolog (The sequence of the model RefSeq protein was modified relative to this genomic sequence to represent the inferred CDS: substituted 1 base at 1 genomic stop codon): protein MSNSSDGAHAPPQWQGQQGGYPPQQQPNYGNGQPDYTSQPVASQPQGQPQGQPQGRPQGQPEGGAPAESESDDDENSPPDTPTPEGADAPKDVKNYKPTDSSDLQLYDGYENVSFEDKGFLAPPPPTYEVAQAPSMEFGKAGDITMDEARAALLEYVSQHCCYGKGAAEEMGFTQILPSNALHYILETFGEARSTARTQVPYRGEMIDGPQNGPPPRPWDMPCHPVNQFENEVCKIPVPHTEEVRTCGRCGGRGMVRCGSCHGRGRKRCNSCRGSGRTTRFHNGERVVQTCNWCHGSGRRQCIRCHGHGRVTCGQCDGQGRVKNFIMLTVTFKNYVTDYILEETAMPDELTRDVSGVEVFNQYMPQVWPITTFPVRPVNDNSVRLVEAAKRAHPTERQLQQRQILRAVPVTEVDYKFMDRASKFWVYGMXRKVHAADYPQQCCCGCTII from the exons ATGTCAAATTCTTCGGATGGAGCCCATGCACCGCCTCAATGGCAAGGACAACAAGGCGGCTATCCTCCGCAACAGCAACCAAACTATGGAAATGGCCAACCTGATTACACATCCCAACCTGTTGCTTCTCAACCTCAAGGTCAGCCTCAAGGTCAGCCTCAAGGTAGGCCGCAAGGTCAGCCAGAAGGTGGCGCACCAGCTGAATCTGAAAGTGATGATGATGAAAACTCACCACCTGACACACCTACAC CCGAAGGAGCTGATGCTCCAAAAGATGTAAAAAATTACAAGCCGACGGATTCATCAGATCTGCAGCTGTATGATGGATATGAGAATGTATCTTTTGAAGATAAGGGCTTTCTAGCTCCTCCTCCCCCAACATATGAAGTAGCGCAGGCACCTAGTATGGAATTTGGGAA AGCGGGTGATATCACCATGGATGAAGCCAGAGCAGCCCTCCTTGAGTATGTTTCTCAACATTGCTGCTATGGTAAAGGAGCTGCTGAAGAAATGGGTTTCACACAAATACTCCCAAGCAACGCATTACAT taCATCCTAGAAACATTCGGGGAAGCGAGAAGCACTGCTCGAACTCAAGTACCATATCGAGGGGAGATGATTGACGGGCCACAGAATGGGCCACCGCCAAGACCATGGGACATGCCATGCCATCCTGTTAATCAGTTTGAAAATGAAGTCTGTAAAATACCCGTTCCACATACAGAAGAAGTCAGG ACATGTGGAAGATGTGGTGGGCGTGGCATGGTACGGTGTGGATCATGTCATGGCAGAGGAAGAAAAAGGTGTAACTCATGCCGTGGAAGTGGTCGCACAACACGCTTCCACAACGGAGAGAGAGTGGTTCAAACGTGCAACTGGTGCC ATGGATCAGGACGCAGACAATGTATTCGTTGTCACGGACATGGCCGGGTCACGTGTGGTCAATGTGATGGTCAAGGACGGGTTAAAAACTTCATTATGCTAACAGTTACCTT CAAGAACTATGTGACAGACTACATCCTTGAAGAGACGGCCATGCCTGATGAGCTCACTAGAGATGTGAGTGGAGTCGAGGTATTTAATCAGTATATGCCACAG GTTTGGCCTATAACAACCTTTCCTGTGAGACCAGTGAATGACAACTCTGTGAGGCTGGTAGAGGCGGCGAAGAGAGCTCATCCCACGGAACGACAACTCCAACAG AGGCAGATACTAAGGGCTGTTCCAGTAACAGAAGTGGATTACAAGTTCATGGACAGAGCATCAAAGTTTTGGGTCTATGGCATGTAGAGGAAAGTGCACGCCGCTGACTACCCCCAGCAGTGTTGCTGTGGCTGCACTATAATCTAA